From the genome of Biomphalaria glabrata chromosome 1, xgBioGlab47.1, whole genome shotgun sequence, one region includes:
- the LOC106078685 gene encoding stomatin-like protein 2, mitochondrial, whose translation MLRTVTSRRAANLLKATLEHAQQSVRQRSRLPINTVILFVPQQEAWVIERFGKFNQILQPGLNFILPIIDGIKYVQSLKEIAIDVPHQAAITLDNVTLTMDAVLYLKVVDPYKASYGVEDPEYAITQLAQTTMRSEIGKIALDTVFRERESLNIAIVDAINHASNAWGIKCMRYEIRDMKLPTKVQEAMQTQVEAERKKRAAILESEGIREAEINVAEGKKKSRILNSEAHRAEQINQAEGEAEAILAKARARAASIELISDALAKENGLNAVSMNIAEQYVKAFSNLAKESNTVVLPVNTNDVSGMVTQALTMYKALSKENSQQLQVKEIKDQNS comes from the exons atgttacgAACTGTGACAAGTAGACGTGCAGCGAATCTGTTAAAA GCCACACTTGAGCATGCACAACAAAGTGTTCGTCAGAGGTCTCGACTTCCAATCAATACAGTCATACTGTTTGTACCACAACAAGAAGCTTGGGTTATTGAAAGATTTGGAAAATTTAATCAGATACTTCAGCCa GGCTTAAATTTCATCCTTCCCATCATTGATGGCATTAAATATGTACAAAGTTTGAAAGAAATCGCAATAGATGTACCACACCAAGCTGCTATTACTCTTG acaACGTAACTCTAACAATGGATGCTGTCCTGTATTTAAAGGTTGTCGACCCATATAAG GCATCATATGGAGTTGAAGATCCTGAATATGCAATAACTCAGCTAGCACAAACAACAATGAGATCAGAGATAGGAAAAATAGCTTTAGATACagtgtttagagagagagagtctctTAACATTGCCATCGTAG ATGCTATCAATCATGCGTCTAATGCTTGGGGCATCAAATGCATGAGATATGAAATAc GTGATATGAAATTGCCAACTAAAGTTCAGGAAGCTATGCAGACACAAGTTGAagctgaaagaaaaaagagggCTGCTATTTTAGAATCTGAAG GTATTAGAGAAGCAGAAATTAATGTTGCTGAAGGCAAGAAAAAATCTAGAATATTAAATTCTGAAGCTCATAGAGCTGAGCAGATTAATCAAGCAGAAg GTGAGGCAGAAGCAATTTTGGCTAAAGCAAGAGCGAGAGCTGCCTCCATAGAATTAATTTCAGATGCCTTAGCTAAAGAA AATGGTCTTAATGCAGTGTCCATGAACATTGCTGAGCAGTATGTCAAGGCATTTAGCAATCTTGCTAAAGAAAGCAACACAGTGGTTTTACCCGTAAATACCAATGATGTTTCAGGAATGGTAACGCAG gCTCTGACTATGTACAAGGCATTATCAAAGGAAAACAGTCAACAGTTGCAAGTGAAAGAGATAAAAGATCAAAACTCTTAA
- the LOC106078655 gene encoding swi5-dependent recombination DNA repair protein 1 homolog, with translation MENVLENKHDKSTEQHSSKISSALKERLKKCGRYHTGSPSDPSASKFSTPNSKRKHNPPPKSGFALALKKRKLDYDQSGCDTSLPDLKECTAAETKKTNELVSKDENKIASSENTLPNCSLVENMKQKLLTEKRLLEVQLKEKNEILRKLKMVKMYREKNNLSELQILINTWRAVSQRALVDLHQLLPHPMPSLTELITNMHIDAELIHYNVEDESFT, from the exons ATGGAAAACGTTTTAGAAAATAAGCATGACAAATCAACTGAACAACATTCTAGTAAG attagctctgcactaaaagaaagacttaAAAAGTGTGGACGTTATCATACAGGATCACCTTCTGATCCCTCAGCAAGCAAGTTCTCGACACCCAACTCGAAAAGAAAACATAATCCACCACCAAAGTCAGGTTTTGCACTtgccttaaaaaaaaggaaattagaCTATGATCAAAGTGGATGTGATACAAGTCTGCCTGATTTAAAGGAATGTACTGCAgcagaaactaaaaaaacaaatgaacttGTGAGCAAAG atGAAAACAAGATAGCATCATCTGAAAATACTTTACCCAACTGTTCATTGGTTGAAAATATGAAGCAAAAACTCCTAACAGAAAAAAGGCTTTTAGAAGTTcaattgaaagagaaaaatgaaatattgaGAAAATTGAAAATGGTTAAGATGTATCGAGAGAAG aaCAATCTATCAGAGCTGCAGATTTTGATAAATACTTGGCGAGCTGTTTCTCAGAGAGCACTTGTTGATCTTCACCAACTACTTCCACATCCCATGCCATCTCTGACTGAACTTATCACCAATATGCACATTGATGCTGAATTAATTCACTACAATGTTGAAGATGAAAGTTTTACATAA
- the LOC106078650 gene encoding dynactin subunit 2-like, whose product MADPKYANLPGIDINSPDVFETSDLPEAEQNLTTKQEEPDSESVERININTDAAFKVFKGKSVFTGKTDFSDSVGKSRNIGYYADWREYEIAESGAKQETPQQKFQRLQHELRELAEEVGKIKENVKDTGSGETVSPVALGKQLEYLQHQLADLHLEKLLGPEAHVDLTDPQGTLKKRLLTQLESFKPSADGKGKDETAPKDCVLYELYYRPEQTQFSKNAKLAALEERLERLENVVGKQLDKMNVLTADTENKSLIGAVATLNSKLSLLDASNTETVEARLNAVLQKMQQIAEKKEKEPQADPDKQKKISDLYEIVKKWETNADILPQVVDRLISLKELHQQALQFSQALSYLDTTQQELKASITTHSDMQKQLQQSLVENNKVMQKNIESIEKRLEALKKS is encoded by the exons ATGGCGGATCCTAAATATGCTAATCTCCCTGGGATT gatatTAATTCACCTGATGTTTTTGAGACAAGTGATCTTCCTGAAGCTGAACAAAACTTAACAACCAAGCAG gAGGAGCCTGACAGTGAAAGTGTTGAGCGAATTAATATTAACACAGATGCAGCTTTTAAAGTGTTTAAAGGGAAATCTGTATTTACTGGCAAAACTG ATTTTTCAGATAGTGTAGGAAAATCTAGAAACATAGGATATTATGCTGACTGGAGAGAATATGAAATT GCTGAGAGTGGAGCCAAGCAAGAAACTCCACAGCAGAAGTTTCAACGCCTGCAACATGAGCTCAGAGAGTTAGCAGAAGAAGTGGGCAAAATTAAG GAAAATGTCAAAGACACAGGGTCTGGAGAAACTGTCTCTCCAGTCGCACTGGGCAAGCAGCTGGAATACCTTCAACACCAACTGGCTGATCTACATTTAGAAAAACTGTTGGGACCAGAGGCTCATGTTGATTTGACCGATCCCCAGGGGACACtgaaaaa GAGACTCCTGACTCAATTAGAAAGCTTCAAGCCTAGTGCTGATGGTAAAGGGAAGGATGAGACAGCACCTAAAGACTGTGTTTTGTATGAACTTTATTACAGACCAGAACAAACTCAATTTAGTAAAAATGCAAag ctTGCTGCACTGGAAGAGAGACTAGAAAGATTAGAAAATGTTGTAGGCAAACAGTTGGACAAGAtg aatGTACTGACAGCTGATACAGAAAACAAGTCTTTAATT GGAGCAGTTGCCACGCTGAATTCTAAATTGTCACTGCTAGATGCTTCTAATACAGAGACTGTTGAAGCCAGACTTAATGCTGTCTTACAGAAGATGCAACAAATAgcagagaagaaagaaaaagagccCCAGGCAGATCCAGACAAGCAGAAAAAG atttcAGATTTGTATGAGATAGTTAAAAAATGGGAAACCAATGCTGATATATTACCTCAAGTAGTTGACCGTTTGATATCTCTCAAAGAACTTCATCAACAAG CTCTTCAGTTTAGTCAAGCTCTTTCCTACCTGGACACAACACAACAGGAATTGAAAGCCAGCATCACAACACACAGTGACATGCAGAAACAG CTTCAACAAAGTTTGGTAGAGAACAACAAAGTCATGCAGAAGAATATAGAGAGCATTGAGAAGAGGCTGGAGGCTTTGAAAAAGTCATGA